The following nucleotide sequence is from Synechococcus sp. KORDI-52.
CCCAGCCGCAGGCCACCGTGGCGATGATCAGCCCGAACACAATGGCTTTCACCAGCATGAATGGCAGGTCGAGCGGGTCCATCCAGGTGCGCACCGAGGTCCAGAAGACTGCCGGAGGGATGTTGTAGAGGGCCGTGCTGGTGAGTTGGCCCGACCACACTGCCACGAGAAAAAAGAAGAAGCACTGCACCGGTGCCATCACCACCATCGCAATCATCCGGGGCACCACCAGGTACTCCACTGGATCGGTACGCAGCATCGTGATGGCATCGATCTGTTCGGTCACCTTCATCGTGCCCAGCTGCGCGGCGTAGGCGGTCGCCACCTTGCCCGCCAGAAGGCAGGAGGTGAGCAGGGGGGCAATCTCCCGGGCCAGGCCGATTGCCAGGATCCCCCCCACTGTTGATCCCGCTCCTTGGCGGGTTAGTTCTGCGGCCACCTGAATGTTGAACACCGAGCCTGCGGCTACGGAGATGATCAGCACGATCAGCACGCTCCCTGGGCCTGCCTCCAGCAATTGATCGAAAAGCTCGCCACGGTTGATTCGGCCGCGCAGGGTCGCGGCCACGGCCTGGCCCCCGATCAACAGGCTGGAGCCCAAGCGTTTGATCGAGCGTGGCGTGTTCATCCGGCAACCTTCTGCAGGTGAGCTCCACGGTCGGGCCAGCCTCGCATCACTGCAAGGCCCAAAAGCACAAAAATGGCCGGCAGCAGACCCATGCAGATGCGGATCGCCAGCAGGGCTGAATCCGGTTGCTCGATGAAACTCAACGCGCCGCTGCAGTTTCCGTCCTTGGCAGAGATGTACCCCGTGAGAGAGAGAAGACTGCCGAACACCGACATGGTCAGGCCGATAATCAGCTTTTGGGCGAACACCATCCAGGCGGTGTAAAGCCCGGCAGGTTTGCTGGGATCGGCGTCGATCGCGTCGGGCAGAAGCGACCAAGGAATCAGGTAAGCGGTGGCGGCACCCACCCCCACCAGAGCAATCAATCCCACCAGCGGCAGAAGTTGCAACAGGCCGGGGTCGGAGGGGAGGGGAGGGAACACCATTGAAAGAAGGCAGGCCGTGATCCACAGCCCCGCGCCCCAGCGCAGCGTGGCGACGCGGCCATTGCGGTTGCTGAGGGTGCTCCAGAGCTGAAGGCCCAGCAGTGCGGAGATCTGGAAGGGCAGGAGGATCCAGGTGGACAGGTTGGTTGGCACATGTACCACCTGCACCAGCCAGATCAGGGCCACCACCTGCATCAGTTGCAGGCCGAACCAGAGCAGCAGATACAGCCCCAGCACCTGTCGGAAGCGCGGGTTGGCCAGCACCCGTTTCAATTGCTGCATGGGCGCCTCTCTGTTGGGGACAGGGCGCTGGGCCTGCTTGGCATAGGGGGCTAGGCCCCAACAGCAGAGAAGCGTGGCGGCGGCGGCGATGCTGCCCGTGATCCGGCCCATGGCCAGATACCCTCCGCCTCCATCGCTCAGCACCACGGAGGCCACGATCAGGCCGCTCAGGCCCGCAAGAATCGATCCCGTGAACCGCGCTGCATTAAGTCGGGTGCGAATGGCGGTGTCCGGCGTCAGTTCGGTGCTGAGGGCGGCGTAGGGCAGATTGACGCTGGTGTAGGCGCTCATGAGCAGGATTGCCATCAGCACGTAGTACCCCGTGCGTTGCCAGGTGTCCCCCGGGGGGACCCACCACATCGCCGCCAGGCTGATGCCCAATGGCAGGGCTGCGGTCAGCATCCAGGGCAGGCGGGGACCCCAGCGGCTGTGGGTGTGATCGCTGAGCCAGCCGATCAGCGGGTCATTCAGCGCGTCCCAGACTTTGATCACCGTGAGCAGGGAGCCGGCGACGATGGCCGGCAGGCCTGCGGCGCAGGTGAAAAAGGGAAAGAGGTAAAAGCCCAGCTGGGTTGCGGCAAGCCCGGTCCCGGCATCCCCCAGGCCGTAGGCAAGCATCAGCCTGCGGCGGGATCCCTTCAGGGATGCGTCGGTCGGTGTCACGCGGAAGCTTGGAGCAGGCGGATTGCCATAATGAATGCGTGCTTACGACACCACCAGTCCAGAGGGGGCAGTGGTTTGTTTGTACTACGCGGGTGTTGTGTAATGGTAAGACCTCAGCCTTCCAAGCTGATGACACGGGTTCGATTCCCGTCACCCGCTCTGAATCACAACGGAAGGCCAGTCGTCTCCTCCTCGGCAAGCAGTAGCACCAGGCTCCGGCTCTGCAGGGGGATCTCCACGCCGCTGAAACTGGCCGGCTCCGTGGGGAAATCCTTGGGGCTGGGCAATGAGGTGTCGATCACTCGCTTCCAAGGGGAGGCGGGAATCGGCAATTCAAAACTGAGGCTCTCCTTGTAGGCGTTGAAGCCCATCCACAGCAGGGCACCGCGGCTGCCGCTGTGGAGGCTCGTGGCTGTGGTACGGCTCCAGGCCGCCCAATCGGGTTTGGCCAGGCTCACCCCGTGCCATTGACGCCAGAGATCGCTCTGCTGCTGCGTTGCTTTGCGGTTGCTTTCGCGCGGCGGCACCAGCGGATTGAACAGCTGTGGCAGGGCCTGGCGCAGACGCAGCAGCCGCTGCAGGAACTGCTTGAGCTCCATGTCGCAGTGGTCTTCATCCCAGACCATCCAACCGAGTGGGCTGTTCTGGCACCAGCTGTTGTTGTTACCTCCCTGGCTGCGGCCCACTTCATCGCCCATCAGCAGCATCGGCACGCCACGGGCCAGCAGGAGCGAGCAGAGCAGGTTGCGTTGCTGTCGCTGCCGAAGGGTATGTATCAGGGGATTGCTGCTGGGGCCTTCGATGCCGTGGTTCCAGCTGTTGTTGTGGTTTTCGCCGTCGCGGTTGTCTTCACCGTTGGCCAGGTTGTGCTTGCGGTTGTAGCTCACCAGATCCGCCAGGGTGAAGCCGTCGTGGGCGGTGATGAAGTTCACCGAACGCCCCAGGGCCACGGGCTTGCCGTCATAGAGATCGGGGCTGCCTTTGAACCGTTGGGCCAGCGTCCAGGTGCTGTGGTCGTCCCCTTTCCAGAACCGCCGCACCCCATCGCGGAAATGGCCGTTCCAGGTGCCGATCCGCTCGGCGGGGAAATCCTCCAGGCGATACAGACCGCCGCAGTCCCACGGTTCGCTCACCAATTTGAGGTCGCTCAACTGCGGGTCGGCCTCCATCGCTGTGAACAGGGGCGGATCATTGAGGGGCTTGAGCTGGTCGCCGCGGCTCAGGGCGATGCCCAGGTCGAAGCGGAAGCCATCCACCCCCAGTTCCAGGGCCCAGCAGCGCATGGACTCAAGGATCAGCTGGGTGCTGATCGGTGCATTGGCGGCGATCGAGTTGCCACAGCCACTCACATCCTGATAGTCGCCAACGTCGTTCTGGTGGTAGTAGACGTCATCGGCACAGCCGCGCCAGCTCAGGGTGGGGCCATGCCGGTTGCCCTCGGTGGTGTGGTTGTAGACCACATCCAGCAGCACTTCGATGCCGGCGTCATGGCAGGCGGCCACCAGTTGGCGCACCTCATGGCGGGCCTGCAGCGGATCGCCACTGCTGCAGTAGCCGTGGTGCGGTGTGAACCAGCTCAAGGGGCTGTAGCCCCACACGTTGTCGCGCCCCGGGGGGGCATCGGCCGGGTCGAAGCAGAACACTGGCAACAGCTCTACAGCTGTGATGCCCAAATCCTTGAGGTAGGGCAACTTCTCGATCAAGCCCAGGTAGGTGCCGCGGTGTTCCACGGCGACCCCTGCATCCTCACGGCGGGTGAAGCCCCCAACGTGCAGCTCGTAGATCACCGTGCGTTGCCAGCTGTGGCGCGGCCTGGGATGGGCCTGGAAATCGAACAGATCCCGTTCGCACACCACCGCCTTGAGGCAGGCATGGGCGTTGGGTGAGGGGCCGGTGGCCAGCACCCGGTCGTAGACGTCCCAGCCGCTGATGGCGCGCGCGGCTGGGTCCAACAGCACCTTGGAGGGGCGGAAGCCGTGACCCCCGGGAGCCAACGGGCCGAAGACGCGGTAGCCGTAACAGGATCCTTCCCTGAGACCCTCCACCTCAACGTGCCAGTAGTTGCCCGAGCGGTGACGTCGACCATCCAGTTCGATCACCCGTGTCGGACTCCGATCGTTGCCGTTGCTGTAGAGCAACAGTTCAATCCTGGCGGCCCCGGGCGCTGCCAGCACAAAGTTCACGCCGCGACTGGTGAGGCTGCTGCCGAGGGGCCAGGGGGAACCGGGGTGAATGCCACTCAAGGCCTGCTCGGGCATCTCGACTTCAAACTAGTGGTTTGGTCCGTTGTTTGAACCAGTGGCGATGACCACCACACTTGAGGCCGGTCGGCCACCGCAGCAGCTGCGTGACGACCTCTGGTTGTTTCCACCCAACCGCGACAGCCAGGGCGGCAGTTCCTGGTGGTTGGATGTGGATCCGGAGCCGGTGCTTGTGGACTGTCCGCCGTTGACGGAGGCCAGCCTCAACGCCCTGTGCCAGCTAGCGGGAACGCGCCGTCCCAGAATCCTGCTCACCAGTCGTGAAGGGCATGGGCGCCTGCGTCGCCTCCAGGAGCGCCTGGGATGGCCGGTCCTGGTGCAGGAACAGGAGGCCTACTTGCTGCCCAATGTTCAGCCGTTGGAGACCTTTGCTGAAGAGCACACCACCACCAGTGGTGTGCAGCTGTTGTGGACGCCGGGGCCAACGCCAGGAAGCTGTGTGGTGTTCGCGCCGGCACCAAATGAGCTGTTGTTCTGCGGGCGTTTGCTGACGCCATGGGCTCCAGGTCAGCTCGCACCCATGCGCCATGCCCGCACCTTTCACTGGCCCAGACAGCTGAACAGTCTGGCCAAACTCAGAGGATGGATCCCCCCAGATGCCAGTCCACAGCTGCTATCTGGGGCTGCGCTTGGAGCACTGCGTGGGGAGAGGCTTGTGCCTTTCCAAGGGTGGAGTGAAGCGGCTCAGAACGGCTAATGCGTTGCGGCACAAGACATTTCGCTTGCAGCAACCGGTTGCTCTCCATACGATTGGGCCGCTTGGGGAAGGCAGCGGCGAGCCCACGACGCCGTATCTGAGCCGTCTCCCGCCTCCCGACTCTCTCGAACCAATGAACAAAGCTGATCTGGTGAATCTGGTTGCTGCTCGCACCGAGCTCACCAAGACCGACGTTTCCATGGTTGTTGACGCCGCCATCGACACCATCATCGACTCCGTCGTGGAAGGCAAGAAGGTGTCCATCCTGGGTTTCGGTTCTTTTGAACCACGTGAACGCTCCGCTCGTCAGGGTCTGAACCCCAAGACCGGCGAGAAGATCGCGATTCCCGCCAAGCGCGTTCCCGCCTTCACTGCCGGCAAGATGTTCAAAGACCGCGTTCAGGGCTGATCACGCCTTTGCCTCGTTCTTCAGGCGGCCCAGTGGGTCGCCTTTTTTGATGGCTGTTCCGGAGCATCTGCAGCAGCATCTGACGGCGGGTCGGGTCCTGGCTGCCGCCTATGGCTACCGGGACCGTTTCGCCCCGTCGCCCACGGGGGTGCTCCATCTGGGCAACCTGCAGACCGCCCTGCTCTCTTGGCTGGCGGCTCGGCAAGCCGGTGGTGGCTGGATGTTGCGCATCGACGACCTCGATACACCACGCAATCGTGCTGGGGCAATCGAGGCGATCCAACGCGATCTGATCTGGCTGGGTCTGCATTGGGATGGCCCCCCCGTGTTGCAGAGCGAACGACGTGGCACTTATCACTCTTGGTTGTCCTGGTTACGCCGTTCCGGTCGGCTTTTCGCCTGTCGCTGCTCCCGGCGGGAGCTGGCCGGTCAACCGATTTATCCTGGCGTCTGTCGGCAGGCTCGCCACTCCTGGGGCATGCAGCAGCAGCGGCTCCCCAGTTGGCGCTTGCGGGTTGCCGATGACGACCCCCACGGCAGTGGCGATGTGGTTCTTCGCAGGGCCGATGGGTTCATCGCTTATCAGCTCGCCACGGTGATCGACGACATCAGTTTCGGCATCACCGATGTTGTGCGTGGCGCCGATCTGCGCGAAGCGTTGCCGGCTCAGCACAGCCTGTTCGCGGCCCTTGGGGAAGATCCGCCCAGGTTTCGGCATGGGCCGCTGTTGCGCGATGCCCGTGGCCGGAAACTCTCCAAACGTGAGGCCAGTGCAGGCCTCGAACCACTCCGTGCCGCAGGGATGGATGCGCCCGCGGTGATCGGATGCCTGGCTTCAGGTCTCCAGCTGGTGCCACCCGATGCACGACTCAGTGCAACAGAATTGCTTGACGACTTGACGCATAAAGACATCACTGCATTGATTTCTTAAGAAACACTTCGGGATCGGTCGAAGGTTTTCGCCCCACACTGACTGCATCGTCTGATCCTCTGGATCATGTGCACGTGCACTGTGTGTGGTGGCAGTGGAATGCAGCGGGTTTCGGGGGACCGATTCCGTACCTGCATCGTATGCCTTGGAACCGGACAAATCAGCTCAGCTGTGCAATCCGCACCGCTGAATCACCAGCCACTCAATGCACCTGGCCTGGCCAAAATCAGTTGTCCGACCCGGCCGATCGCTTGATTTGTTTGGAGTTGAAACTCAGCCCAGAGGCGTTTTCTGGTCGTTCTGGATCACGAAATATGTGGCCGTTGCCACGACGATCAACAGAGGTACAGCGGTGAACAGCAGTAGGGCAATGGCAGACCAGTCGGTGTACACGGCAGGGTGATTGATCGAGATTGCGGCATCATCTCAGTAAATCGTCCCCCTGAACCCTGCTCGCTCGCTCCGTCACACTCCTGTTGGCCCTCAGCATGGCGTCACCCGGGGGCAAAGCCTCGCCCTTGGCCGCCTTTCAGGCTCGAGCCCAGCGTTGTCTTGAAGGCAGCAACGATCAGCTCTGCGAACAGGCCTTGCTTGAGGCGGAGGCACTGCAGAGAAGGGCCTCCGCTCGCAGTGCTTACCCGTGTCAGTCCCTCCTGCTGGGCGTCCAGGCGGATCTTGTGATGCAGCAGCTGAAGGCAGGTCGTGGAGCCCAGGCGGTTGCCGATCTGCAGGCAGCCGCCCGTGGCTGCCCAGGGCTCTGAAGGCAAGAGGCTGGTCTCCACCATGGGACCCAAGCCTTCAGCGACTGACTCATACTGACGTTCAGTCTCGACCCGCACTCAATCGACCGGCGATGAAGCCAACGCTGCCGGCGACCATGGCAGCCTGCAGTTGCCAGATCAGTTGGCGGTTTCGCCAAGCGGTGCGGTTGATCCAGATTCCGCTGCCGACCGCCAGGATCAGCAACATGATCAGACCGGCTCGGCTGAGGGCGTTCATGGATGCTCAGCTTCTGCTTTCTCGGTGCATCCAGCTGATCCAGTCCGCTGAAATCTCCTGCGGACAGACCGCCTCGCATTCGAGGTTGCTGCTGCAGCTGCCAAAGCCCTCTGCCTCCATCTGGCGTTGCATGGTGTCGGCGCGGCGGGCCCGTTCCGGTTGTCCTTGCGGTAGTTGCCCCAGGTGCGCCAGTTTTGCGGCCACGAACAGGCTTGCTGAGGCATTGCGGCAACTGGCGACGCAGGCGCCACAACCGATGCAGGTTGCCGTGCTGAAGGCGCTGGTGGCCTGCTCCCGGCCCACGGGCAGGGCGTTGCCATCCGGTGCCTGTCCGGTGCCCGTTGAGCAGTAGCCGCCGGCGGCGATCAGCCGGTCAAAGGCGGAGCGGTCCACCATCAGATCCTGGATCGGAGGAAAGGCCTTGGCTCGCCATGGATCCAGGGTCAGCACCGCACCATCGTTGAACTCCCGCAGGTAGAGCTGGCATACGGAGGTGGCGGCCCGCGGTCCATGGGCCTGGCCGTTCACCAGGAAGCCGCAGCTGCCGCAGATGCCTTCGCGGCAGTCGTGCTCGAAGCTCACCGGACGTTCTCCGGAGCTGATCAGTTGTTCGTTGAGCTGATCGAGGGCCTCCAGCAGAGAGAGGTCGGGGGAGACGTTCTCCAGCTGATGGCTCTGGTAACTACCAGGTTGATCGGCGCTGCTCTGGCGCCAGATGCGGAGGGTGAGTTTCATTTGTAGCTCCGGGTGCTGGGTTGCAGTGCCGTGAACTGCAACGGTTCGCTGTGGCGGATCGGCTCACCGTTGGTGTTGTGCTGCCAGGCGGCGATGTGGGCGAAGTTCACGTCGTCGCGCCTGGCTTCGCCGTCGTCACTTTGGTGTTCCTCGCGGAAGTGAGCACCGCAGGACTCCTCCCGGGCCAGGGCATCCCGCAGCATCAGCTGGGCCAGCCCGAAGAAGTCTTTGACCCGTAAAGCCTTCTCCAGCTCGGCATTGGGGCCGCTGGCTTCGCCGGGTACCCGCACTTCGGCCTCGAACCGCTCCTCCAGTGCCTTCACCTGCTCCAGCCCCACCCGCAGACCATCGGCATGGCGGCTGATGCCGCAGCGGTCGATCATCACGCTGCCCAGCTCGCGATGGAAGCTGTCGACAGGGGTCTTGCCTTCGCTGTTGATCAATTGGCTGATGCGGCGGCGGGTGCTCTCCAAGGCCTCGCGGCAGGCCGGGTGATCGGTGGCTACATCCTGCGCAGGGTTGCCCGCCAGCCAGGCTGTGACCGTGGACGGCGCAATGAAGTAGCCATCGGCGAGCCCTTGCATCAGGGCGCTGGCGCCCAGGCGGTTGGCGCCATGTTCGGAGTAGTTCGCTTCCCCCAGAACAAACAGGCCGGGGATGGAACTCATCAGGTGGTAGTCCACCCAAAGGCCGCCCATGGTGTAGTGGGGTGCGGGATAGATCCGCATCGGCTTCCTGTACGGGTCATCGCCGCTGATGCGCTCGTACATCGTCATCAAGTTGCCGTAGCGGGCGGCAATGGCGTCTTTGCCTTCGGCTCTGATGGCATCGGTGAGGTCGAGGTAAACAGAGCGTCCCCCTGGGCCTACACCCCGCCCCGCGTTGCAGAGTTCTCTGGCCCGCCTGGAGGCGACGTCCCGCGGCGTCATGTTGCCGTAGGTGGGATAGAGCCTTTCGAGGAAGTAGTCGCGTTCCTCTTCCGGTATCGCATCGGGTTGGCGTGTCTCGCCGGTGTTCTTGGGCAGCCAGACGCGCCCGTCGTTGCGCAGGCTTTCGCTCATCAGCGTCAGCTTGCTCTGGAAGACATCGCCACTGGGAATGCAGGTGGGATGAATCTGGGTGAAGCAGGGATTGGCGAACAGCGCCCCTTTCCGGTGAGCCCGCCAGATCGCACTGGTGTTCGACTTCAGTGCATTGGTGGAGAGAAAGTAGACGTTGCTGT
It contains:
- a CDS encoding ABC transporter permease codes for the protein MNTPRSIKRLGSSLLIGGQAVAATLRGRINRGELFDQLLEAGPGSVLIVLIISVAAGSVFNIQVAAELTRQGAGSTVGGILAIGLAREIAPLLTSCLLAGKVATAYAAQLGTMKVTEQIDAITMLRTDPVEYLVVPRMIAMVVMAPVQCFFFFLVAVWSGQLTSTALYNIPPAVFWTSVRTWMDPLDLPFMLVKAIVFGLIIATVACGWGLTTRGGPKEVGTSTTGAVVMILILVALMDVVLTQVLFGA
- a CDS encoding MFS transporter; translated protein: MLAYGLGDAGTGLAATQLGFYLFPFFTCAAGLPAIVAGSLLTVIKVWDALNDPLIGWLSDHTHSRWGPRLPWMLTAALPLGISLAAMWWVPPGDTWQRTGYYVLMAILLMSAYTSVNLPYAALSTELTPDTAIRTRLNAARFTGSILAGLSGLIVASVVLSDGGGGYLAMGRITGSIAAAATLLCCWGLAPYAKQAQRPVPNREAPMQQLKRVLANPRFRQVLGLYLLLWFGLQLMQVVALIWLVQVVHVPTNLSTWILLPFQISALLGLQLWSTLSNRNGRVATLRWGAGLWITACLLSMVFPPLPSDPGLLQLLPLVGLIALVGVGAATAYLIPWSLLPDAIDADPSKPAGLYTAWMVFAQKLIIGLTMSVFGSLLSLTGYISAKDGNCSGALSFIEQPDSALLAIRICMGLLPAIFVLLGLAVMRGWPDRGAHLQKVAG
- a CDS encoding glycogen-debranching protein, which translates into the protein MPEQALSGIHPGSPWPLGSSLTSRGVNFVLAAPGAARIELLLYSNGNDRSPTRVIELDGRRHRSGNYWHVEVEGLREGSCYGYRVFGPLAPGGHGFRPSKVLLDPAARAISGWDVYDRVLATGPSPNAHACLKAVVCERDLFDFQAHPRPRHSWQRTVIYELHVGGFTRREDAGVAVEHRGTYLGLIEKLPYLKDLGITAVELLPVFCFDPADAPPGRDNVWGYSPLSWFTPHHGYCSSGDPLQARHEVRQLVAACHDAGIEVLLDVVYNHTTEGNRHGPTLSWRGCADDVYYHQNDVGDYQDVSGCGNSIAANAPISTQLILESMRCWALELGVDGFRFDLGIALSRGDQLKPLNDPPLFTAMEADPQLSDLKLVSEPWDCGGLYRLEDFPAERIGTWNGHFRDGVRRFWKGDDHSTWTLAQRFKGSPDLYDGKPVALGRSVNFITAHDGFTLADLVSYNRKHNLANGEDNRDGENHNNSWNHGIEGPSSNPLIHTLRQRQQRNLLCSLLLARGVPMLLMGDEVGRSQGGNNNSWCQNSPLGWMVWDEDHCDMELKQFLQRLLRLRQALPQLFNPLVPPRESNRKATQQQSDLWRQWHGVSLAKPDWAAWSRTTATSLHSGSRGALLWMGFNAYKESLSFELPIPASPWKRVIDTSLPSPKDFPTEPASFSGVEIPLQSRSLVLLLAEEETTGLPL
- a CDS encoding MBL fold metallo-hydrolase; protein product: MTTTLEAGRPPQQLRDDLWLFPPNRDSQGGSSWWLDVDPEPVLVDCPPLTEASLNALCQLAGTRRPRILLTSREGHGRLRRLQERLGWPVLVQEQEAYLLPNVQPLETFAEEHTTTSGVQLLWTPGPTPGSCVVFAPAPNELLFCGRLLTPWAPGQLAPMRHARTFHWPRQLNSLAKLRGWIPPDASPQLLSGAALGALRGERLVPFQGWSEAAQNG
- a CDS encoding HU family DNA-binding protein — encoded protein: MNKADLVNLVAARTELTKTDVSMVVDAAIDTIIDSVVEGKKVSILGFGSFEPRERSARQGLNPKTGEKIAIPAKRVPAFTAGKMFKDRVQG
- the gluQRS gene encoding tRNA glutamyl-Q(34) synthetase GluQRS, with the translated sequence MAVPEHLQQHLTAGRVLAAAYGYRDRFAPSPTGVLHLGNLQTALLSWLAARQAGGGWMLRIDDLDTPRNRAGAIEAIQRDLIWLGLHWDGPPVLQSERRGTYHSWLSWLRRSGRLFACRCSRRELAGQPIYPGVCRQARHSWGMQQQRLPSWRLRVADDDPHGSGDVVLRRADGFIAYQLATVIDDISFGITDVVRGADLREALPAQHSLFAALGEDPPRFRHGPLLRDARGRKLSKREASAGLEPLRAAGMDAPAVIGCLASGLQLVPPDARLSATELLDDLTHKDITALIS
- a CDS encoding succinate dehydrogenase/fumarate reductase iron-sulfur subunit, which translates into the protein MKLTLRIWRQSSADQPGSYQSHQLENVSPDLSLLEALDQLNEQLISSGERPVSFEHDCREGICGSCGFLVNGQAHGPRAATSVCQLYLREFNDGAVLTLDPWRAKAFPPIQDLMVDRSAFDRLIAAGGYCSTGTGQAPDGNALPVGREQATSAFSTATCIGCGACVASCRNASASLFVAAKLAHLGQLPQGQPERARRADTMQRQMEAEGFGSCSSNLECEAVCPQEISADWISWMHRESRS
- a CDS encoding fumarate reductase/succinate dehydrogenase flavoprotein subunit → MSNGLPDPRIPAGPLADAWRRTREELPLISPLRKGQMDVLVVGTGLAGASAAATLAQQGYRVTVLSFHDSPRRAHSVAAQGGINAARSVAVDGDSVSRLFTDTLKGGDFRAREAGCQRLAEISSGIIDQCVAQGVPFAREYGGSLATRSFGGALVSRTFYARGQTGQQLLYGAYQALMRQVELGRVQMLTRRDVLELITVDGVARGVVARHLLSGELEVHTARTVLLCTGGYSNVYFLSTNALKSNTSAIWRAHRKGALFANPCFTQIHPTCIPSGDVFQSKLTLMSESLRNDGRVWLPKNTGETRQPDAIPEEERDYFLERLYPTYGNMTPRDVASRRARELCNAGRGVGPGGRSVYLDLTDAIRAEGKDAIAARYGNLMTMYERISGDDPYRKPMRIYPAPHYTMGGLWVDYHLMSSIPGLFVLGEANYSEHGANRLGASALMQGLADGYFIAPSTVTAWLAGNPAQDVATDHPACREALESTRRRISQLINSEGKTPVDSFHRELGSVMIDRCGISRHADGLRVGLEQVKALEERFEAEVRVPGEASGPNAELEKALRVKDFFGLAQLMLRDALAREESCGAHFREEHQSDDGEARRDDVNFAHIAAWQHNTNGEPIRHSEPLQFTALQPSTRSYK